Sequence from the Vicia villosa cultivar HV-30 ecotype Madison, WI unplaced genomic scaffold, Vvil1.0 ctg.000162F_1_1_1, whole genome shotgun sequence genome:
TCAAATGTTAAGATTATTAACCCACTGGGTAGATAACATGGAAGGGGAGCGTTTTACACTAGTTTTGAATCAAAAGGGCGAATGTGGTTCTCTAAATACTCTCTTGAAAATGACCCACCATATGCTTGATCAAATGCCTCGCTGGTGCCCTAGTCTCTGGCCTAGGTTCTTGGCAACACGTGTCTTGGCCGGGTCATGACTTTGAGCTCCCATATATCTCTCTACACTCACCCAAAATCCACGATTCTTGTTTTGGTGGATAGAAGACATGGAGATGATTAGATTCATACCGAATTTGAATCAATGGGATTCTTCCAATTCCTTACAATTAGCTTTACAGACGGTGCACCACGTGTTCGATGAATTGCTTCACGCGTGCCCAGCAATCTGCCCAGCCTCATGACTTGGTTCAAATGAAAATCTCCCACTTCAAACAttaataactcttcaaccaagcttcaaatgaaaaacatTTCAACTAGAGAATTGTAGCATGCCATGATCTGAACATTTTTTATGTTGGGAATTTTCTGAAATAAGGACTTTTGACACGTGTAATTTGATGGTGAAGTGGACTGATCATCATGCCTTAAAATGCCAAaataatttctaagtatgaaaatttCCATTTTCAGCCATATTTCCCAAAATGAGAACTTTGACCAATTCTTCCTGACTTTATTATTCCTTTGACTTTTctcgattaattttccaccaaaagtcgatATTTGCATAATTTCATGGTTTTGactcaaaagtcaactgttccgatttttccgactattgatgagattcccgattaaatctcttccactcacatccagtcaaacaaacacatccacacggttagtatgagaagttttccacacatagaagccgcttctgattaaatgttgaccagaaagtcaactggttgactttggtcaaagaaaccctgatttaaagaaccaaatgatttgcaagcttgtaccctctaatcaatgccctgatttgaagcagagagacaccccgatccaggaggacttcaatgaacatagagccacatgattatacctcagtttcctcattctctgatcaaacttctttgcaatggagccttttcttgctagcctttgaatagtacCCATGGTATGGATGCATGCATGTGGATtatgacctagatgatgtgtgtacatgaatgcaaagcctaagccagttagaagtaaaggggtaggacaaatttggggtatgacagctgcccctatttaatcgtcttaaacctgaaggtgagattggcgttagcctttcgaacattcaaggtagaagaaggttaaatatcaagacctgaaatttgtcctgaagaaaagatagcgtgagtgttatttttgtttgatatctgctggggaaagagatttttgtttttctgatggaaatatttacaacGGGTAATGGGTTCGAATGGTGGTATCCGGTGATGTGGTAATGGTGCCGATACAAGGTTCTCGAAAAAAGTGGTATTTACATGGAAATGATTGGGAGAGAAGCAGGTTTGACAGAAGGATACAGGTGACATAGACAATTGTTttgagggagatacagacgagcatcaaaagaaggtacagacgagtacaaaagaatgacacatacgagcatcaaaagagatacaaacgagcatcaaaagagatacaaacgagcatccaaggagagatacagacgagcatcgaaagaatgacacatacgagcgtcaaaagggatacagacgagtacaaagagagatacagacgagcatcagaggagatacagacgagtacaaagagatacagacgagcatcgaaagaatgacacatacgagcatcaaaaggggtacagacgagtacaaagagagatacagacgagcatcaaaggagatacagacgagtaccaagagatacagacgagcatcgaaagaatgacacatacgagcatcaaaaggggtacagacgagtacaaagagagatacagacgagcatcaaaggagatacagacgagtaccaagagatacagacgagcatcaaaagaatgacacatacgagcatcaacagggatacagacgagtacaaagagagatacagacgagcatcaaaggagatgcAAACGagcatcgaaggaatgacacatacgagcatcaaaggagatacaaacgagcatcgaaaggatgacacatacgagtgcTCGAGGAGTTTGGTAGATtgacttactggggattggggattggtgaaaaccaagtatcggcactgTGGGAGGAGGAGATTTgcgatgtagtagcagatatcaattggaattTATATGGACAACACTTTATGTGGAGAGGCGCCATTGGCTTGATTTAgcactgatttgtattatctggcttatgctttgtatgcatgtttgactttctCTATGGCATAATGTTCCGCTTTTGACGGATAtgttacgcttttgaggatgcaaatgctatatgcaatggattctatatgcagagagtgccaaataaaggcatggtggaacagaagagtaggatcattggggtccgttgcctgtGATCTTGAGACGCCATTGTGGGTGGGCGTTGGAAGCTTCATGgtgccaaagattattggcaactgtgtggaggaCTAGAACATAACTCTGTTGGGGAAGAAGTGACTCTGCTCGACTTTCTTTACATCCTATACTGCTCGGGGAATCACGAGCTTTTGAGAGACCATTCTTCGTCTGCCCTATGGAAGggggatatggaccttttcatgtgctccatgcttaccagtactgatgaattatattcTGGGACTTTCATgcgggatgatgatgacctttgtgacaCGTCCTGAGTCAAGatgatggctagaacctgcaacctgcacagaaaacaacgtttggatgcaagtGGTGCCCCttcgagcacttttatgtttacgtaacatcatgtttcgttttgattttgtgattattgccccccatgttctcaatgcaatgtttaataacgaattaaatcacacctcgcatgcgtaaaataaaaagaaagaaagaaagcttttgcatcaaaagattatttcattgatggaatgcctgtgaacaggcttctgtacaaggaagcaactcctaaatgaggtagttgcgaaaaagaaaatacaaacgcAAAGAgcgaaatggcaaagagaaatgctcggatttccactaaaactgatattgctacagttcccatatccttgatcctctcaatgctttgcttcagaagggtagcggttggattgatctgtccgtttTGCCAAAGGcatatagtggtctttgtgaaggatattcagactgcagcctctcgcttttgatccctaacttttgcctggatcgccctttcgggttttccatccagcgggatacccctttttgcctaagtcgccctttcgggttttcaacttagcgggttattcttttttgttttatccctaatttttgcccaaaccttttttgtttgccgggatgcccttatttttgcctaggtacgtcgacctagcgggtcttttatgcgtagtattttttgactgagtctgaattgacgggaagcggaacgtcttccccatccatctttgtcaagattaaagccccacctgaaaatgctttcttcacaatgtatggtccctcatagttgggagtccatttgccccttggatcggtatgaattggcaagaccttccttacgactaggtcacctgtgtggaattctcgaggccgaatcttcttgtcatacgctttcttgatcctcttttggtacaactggccatggcagatagcagataggcgtttctcctcaattagattgagatgatcaagcctcgtttgaacccattctgtttcatcgagtttggcgtccatcaggactctcaacgaaggaatttccacttcgacaggtaatacagcctccatgccgtagacaagagagaagggagttgccccagttgaagtacgaacagaagttctatagccatgcaaagcaaatggcaacatctcatgccaatctttatacgttctaaccatcttctggacaatcttctttatattcttgttagcagcttcgacggcgccattcatctttggccgatagggtgatgaattgtgatgttcaatcttgaactcttcacacaactctgccatcattctgttattaagattggacccattatcagtgatgatcttgtttggaatcccatatcggcatatgatctctttcttgatgaagcgagtaacgacctgcttggtcacgttcttgtaagaagcagcttcaacccatttggtgaagtagtcgatggcaacaagaataaatctgtgtccatttgaagcttgcggctctatccgtccaatcatatctatgccccacatagcaaagggccaaggtgatgtcaggacattcagaggagtcgggggaacatgaattctgtcagcatacacttgacatttgtgacatttcttcacgtacacataacaatcactttcaatcgtcatccagtaatatcctgctcgcaagatctttttggccatagaatgtccactggaatgagttccgaaagatccttcatgaatttcccgcatgatcagttctgcttcgtgtctatccacgcatctgagcaaaactgaatcatagtttcttttgtacaggacgtctcctgacaagaagaacttggatgctaaccttcgaagcgttcgcttatcaccaatcgtagcatcttcgggatactcttgcttctcaacatacctcttgatgtcgtaataccatggcttttcatcatacacatcttcagtagtgagacaatgagcagggaatgcatgagcaggctctttgtaacggaggatcgttatgtctggcacttccttaggggagctaactctgaacatagccgccaaagtagccaaagcatctgccaattgattttcctctcgggggatgtgattgaaagtgatttcctcgaaagcgggcaacaactccaagatatagtccctataaggaactaaattggggtgtcgtgtttcccaatcacctcttacttgatgtataaccagggcagaatccccataaacctcaaggatcttgatcctcatatcaatggccgcttcgagacccattatgcaagcttcgtattctgcgacattgtttgtgcaatcaaagcatattctagctgtgaaagggatgtgggtTTGActaggagaagtcaaaactgccccaataccatggcccatagcatttgatgcaccatcgaacgtgagagtccatcgctcccctggttcgggtccttcattatcatccagtttcatgatatcttcatcaggaaagtcaaacttcatcgactgatactcttctaatggctgatgagcaagatgatctgcaaggacacttcctttgatggccttctgtgtgacatactggatgtcgtattctgataaaagcatttgccatcgggctagtcttcctgtaagagccggtttttcaaagatgtactttatcgggtccattttggagatcaatagagtggtatgagtcaacatatactgcctcagtcggcgagcagcccataccaaagcacagcaagttttctcgagtagtgagtagcgggattcacaatcggtaaactttttgctcaggtaataaatggcgcactcttttcgaccagactcgtcatgttggcccaacacacaccccatagatccttcaagcacagttaagtacataagaagcggcctaccaggaaccggaggcatgagaattggcggctcttggagatactgtttaatcttctcaaaagcttcttgacaatgatcatcccaacggatatcttgattcttgcgcagcagtttgaagatgggttcacaggtgtcagtgagatgagaaatgaacctggctatgtaattcaatctcccaaggaaccctcggacctctttttcattcttcggtgctggcatattctgtattgctcttactttatcagggtcgacctcaatccctcgttggctcacaatgaatccaagtaacttcccagatcgcactccgaaagtgcacttgtttggattaagcctcaacttgaatttacgcaaacgagcaaacagtttctcaagatataccaaatgttcctcctcagtttgggattttgcaatcatatcatcgacgtacacctcaatctctttatggatcatgtcatggaagagagtcaccatcgctcgttgatatgttgcaccggcattcttaagaccaaaaggcatcactttataacaatacgtaccccacggagtggtaaaagtagtcttggtcatatcttcgggagccatttttatttgattatagccagaaaaaccgtccatgaaggagaataccgaatactgagcagtgttgtcgactagcacatcaatatgaggcagagggaaatcatccttcggacttgccctattcaaatctcggtagtcgacacacatgcgtacctttccgtccttcttaggaacgggtactatgtttgcgatccaaggaggatattcacacacagataagaaaccagccttcaactgtttttcaacttcttccttgattttcaaagccatatcaggtcgagttctccgtggtttttgttttaccggcggacattctggtttgagaggtagcctgtgcataactatatccgtgtctaaaccaggcatgtcttcatatgaccaggcgaagatatcaacgtactctcgaagcaactcaatcaaccttctttttacatcactttccaaagcggcacctatcttgacttctctctttgcttcttctgtaccgaggttgatgatttctatggcttcttgatgtggctgaatcgatttctcttcttgtctcaaaagtcttgccaattcctcagggacttcacaatcttccccactatcctcatcggcttggtcaattggattctcaaggatattaagacgtggaactgtaacatcatcatttttgatggaattcgagccggatctgcacgatggatgatttatgccttagaatgcaacacataaaaagaaaaaaggaaagctttgccattttttgaaaaagtttttaaagtaaaaaacaaaaatgaaagaaatggaacagtaattgcatgcgaagatatgatttttattcaatattaaacaaactgaaacaacatggggggcccttctttatacaagtggtcaaaatgcttagggcgaagcatatgactcatcgaaacaagaaaattacatctccatgaaagtgactctagggatgtccaagatagtccaattgttgagttcctgtccaggcgcagcatggcaaatgaatttggagagatcttcttcatcatcatcgtccacggcgagaacctgacttccagaattggtgcttgcactgacgaacacttgagaaatggggggaatcaccttctttccaggaattatgctgagctgagtagaggaagatggctgatacccaaggccatacttgtctcgcttctcatgaacatcaatcagcttgccccaagcactatggggagtaccagcttctaagaaggccttagcatcatttaaagacgagaggggtgctccgagttccttcttattttcaaccacggggagtttatcaaccgacacaatctccaaggcctgaaaaggtgtctcttgtatctctccctccacttcaacataacggtatgatgccagattattgacaatcaaatcctcttcaccagtgatcacaacaatcttgtcattcacaacaaatttcaaacactgatggagggtagatgtcacagccccagcagcatggatccaaggacgacccaagaggcaagtgtatgaaggacttatatccatgacatagaaggcaatatagaacatgtgagggccaatcaaaacaggcagatcaatttccccttctacggaccttctggagccatcaaacgctctgacactcatagtgcatggtctcatcataatcccatccatactcagcttaaacaaagtagtcttgggcatcacattaagagaagaaccggtatcaatcagaactcgagacaacacagcatccagacacttgacggagatatgcaacgctttgttgtgtgctctaccctcaggtggaagctcatcatcagaaaaacccagaCAATtgccagcagcaatgttggtcacaaccccttcaaactgaggcacggtaatgtcttgagtaacgtgagcggaagccagaactttcatcagagcatcacgatgagcttcggaatgcaccaagagagacaagatggagatcttggcttgggtctgatcaagttggtcaatcactttgtaatcacttttcttgatgatcttcaagagttgctcggcatcttgtgcattacgtgtcacaggaggatcaacagcaacttgctttccttttgcttgtgtactagcctctttattggtctctttaggaagcggaggaggggcagcaaagatccgaccactacgggtaatgccactagtgccagtaatattggtgatgctcgaattacccaccggaggacaatcatatttcttccctcgaatatacacggcattataactccaaggaacagccttagaatcattcacggGAGAGGGAACAATAGACgaggttgaaggagtcgaaggaacatttggaacctgaataaccaatggAGTCCTCGGAGcttgaatgaccaagggagtactcggagcacgaaCGATCAAAGGAGTACTTtgattctttgacacctcagcaggatggtaaggtatctctagagtagccacatcttcgacaggaacgaccctttccactctaagaacaccttcatccattagtttctgaatttcttctttcaacctagtgcattcctcagggttagaagaacattgcaaacagtaatcatgtagttcacacaaaaccttttgttgcataagatattctctgacaactgctagcggcatccttacctcattaacatcactcactaggatctgatcatcacatagcTCAATAGCATGGGTCGCAccggcatgaggaggcataggattattctgcacattaggaccagtaggagtgaacgagatgagcttgtcatcgagaagatcctggactttCCACTTGAATGCCCTGCATTTCTCAATTGTGTGGCCGGGAGCCCCAGAATGAAATTCACAATGAGCATTCGCATCATACCCAGGAGGAAGAGGGTCAGGTGGAGGACCCATCTCGCGGAGTTGCACTAATTGACCAGCAAGTAATTGGGGAAGAAGCTGAGCATACGGCATtggaaccggatctatacgcctgtcagggtatctttgcctctgtggacctctttgaccttgaggcctaggattctgttgacgattctgagaaacagcagcttgttgttgtggtacgaaaggctgttggggtgccatccatggttgtggaagagcagcagcatatgcttgagggacatacggacctggaacagcataaggcatcggataataaggaggtggaacagcagaatatgcaggagctcgaccttggtcaacagaggcagtgctagtctcaccttccttcttcttcacaaacccagaatacggcttcttaccattaccacttgaggtgCTAGGAGTAgtgacaccttgaatggtaccagctttgacacagttctcaaccctctcaccaatgatgaccacatctgaaaaggaaggagaagtattactaaccatatgctgaagatacggccctttcagagttcccataaacagatcaatcaactcgcgatccaagagaggaggttggacacgggaagcaagttcacgccacctctgggcgtattctttaaaagactcttcagatttctgtgacatattttgcagttgggcacggctgggagccatagcagtattgtagtggtattgtttcaagaaggcgtcgacaagttgtccccaagtactgacattagacctctcaagTTTCATGTACCATTCCaatggggctccagtgagactatcctgaaagaaatgcatcagCAGGGGCTCGTTCTCAGCATGAgcagccatcttacggcagtaggaacgaatgtgagtctctggacaggtgactcccttgtatttatcaaaatctggcactttgaacttcgggggaataacaatcccaggtaccaagcacatagcagcagtgtcgaaactcgaagttttagcaacctcaacagccttaagacgttcttcaagagcttggtacatcttagcagtctcagtcaactcagcagtaagatcatgttcaagatcaataacctcatggtggtcgtccactactttcagtgtctcattaataggagtctctttggttttcacccctccgtcagcagaattggtaggagtatctttgaccaaactagcgacgctctttctgagttcatcctgtccttgaacaacggcatggagagtctccataagttgggccattctctcccccataacatccatatccctacggagggcagcttggttCTGCTCAAATTGATCCATGAGTCTCTCGTTGCTCCGGgtacggtaaggatgtaagaaagtcagcttcgtcgtcggaaaagaaatctgttgttgtaagggaccccaattagtttcttgtacaataacctgaaaaatgcaatgtgataatgtgaatgtatgagtgcatgtgtgcttatgacgtgatgtgccattttcagaatatccaagatttaatattgatccagaatagctaacaatgtgacaaaagataagtgtcaagagaaactagttctttttattcataacaagaaatttaaacttgggcaagccatacattgacaagatagttcaacaagggaaataaaagaccccatccaacaagtctggtggtggtcgaaacatacagactcaaacatcaatccatctgaatataaaacagaggtcctccttgtctaaagtgctcgtcgctccacttcttagtttcatcaaacagtttcttggttgcttctcgatctcttcctttaagaaggctttgaatcacctcatctttgcgaaacaaatgcccatctagcttcttgcagcactccctgagttcgtcacatcctttgcattctgggagataatctttctcagatgtgtcctccatcattcgatcTCTGAGCTTGGCATTTTCTTCTGTTAATCGAGTAttacggaggtgacttcctttcagttggGTCTCGATTGCCATTCTTTtagtggtctcttcttccagtttctttttcagattctttaCTTCAACTCTAGCATCCCTTTCTATCTTGAGCTTATAAGCTTTCAAGTCTTCTCGGTACTCTCGCTTGAGCTTCTCCTCTGCCTCTTTCATGGCCCTTTTTAGGATCTTCTGGTGGTCTTCGACAGTAACAGTAGTATCTCTTTCACCTTTTTCGgttctagccctcttttgaactctggaagatcctccctTCAGCATTTTGGCTTCGTGTGTCAACTCAACCTTTTTCTGGTTCACAAGACAATGTTTCGGTTGCGCATCTGACTTCTTTTCGTGCAATTGGGTGCTTTCCATATTTACTGGGATGCAATTCTCAGCAGGCATAATGGCAATTGGAACCTTAGGTGGTTGCTTGTACAAAGgattaaccttcgggaaaggcaacaaACGATCTTTAACTCTATTTTCAACCCAATCCGTGTAGGCTTGTTTGGCGACGGCATTCTTTTCACCTAGAGAAATCTGATCACTCGTATGGATGTCATTCCAGGCACTCACCACTTTTTCTAAACCTTTTAGATCGGTTCCCTTctcaaagcaaacggattcaaatatctctttgtccaaaggcttgtTTTCAAGTGCAAAACCCAATTGACGCAGCGCTAACTTAGGATTATAATTGATAATACCTTTTGTTCCTATGAGGGGAACATTGTCGAAAGCACCACAACTAGTTATAACCTTCTCTACGTCCATCCCAGTAGGACACCAGACAATGTCATCTccagtaagccccatgatcctttgatgCCATTTCTGAGTAGAAGTAACGAAAGGACCACTTGTAGGTAGGTGGGACTTAAACCAGGTGTATAACAACGGCAAACAATTTCTTATGGCTCCTCCTTTCCCATATCGAGAGTGAACAGAATAGTATGTATCAGCTAGCAAAGTAGGGACCGGATTCTTATCCTCAAAAAGACATATAGCGGCCagatcaacgaacttgtgaatgttaggGAACATCACGATCCCATAAATCAAAACGGCCAGAAGGGCGTTGAAGGCCTCCCACAACTTTTTGTTAGCCAACTCTTGGGCCCTCTCAACCAAGAAACTCATATAGAAACCATGGGTGTtaccattcttcttccaattccCAAGGACGTCttctatgctcaaataaagagcgttggcaatgtTGTTCAAATCAGGCTTCTCTGGGACACACACGAAAGGAACCTTGTGTTGAATCTCGATATTGAGAAAGTGAGAGTACTCCTCGAGAGTGGGAGCCAACTGATAGCCTGAGAAGGTGAAACAACGCAAGTCAGGATCGTAGAACTGGAGAAGAGTAGACAAACCCCATTCGTCGACGTGTGAGTCCAAAAGAGTCAAGATGTTTCCATAATTCTCAGTGAACACAGTTTTATTATGACCAGTGATCAATCCACCCAATTGCCCTAACTGAACCAAACCTTCGCGATGGAAACTGTAAGTGTGAGTACGCCTTGTAGCTTCTCTGGTAGCGGTCACGTTGCTAGCCATCCTGGATGAAAAGTAATAACctcggataccctgaaaaatggcatgcatatgagaaataatactatttttcttctttttttttttctttttttttttactacatcttttctttcttttcttt
This genomic interval carries:
- the LOC131624762 gene encoding uncharacterized protein LOC131624762, producing the protein MASNVTATREATRRTHTYSFHREGLVQLGQLGGLITGHNKTVFTENYGNILTLLDSHVDEWGLSTLLQFYDPDLRCFTFSGYQLAPTLEEYSHFLNIEIQHKVPFVCVPEKPDLNNIANALYLSIEDVLGNWKKNGNTHGFYMSFLVERAQELANKKLWEAFNALLAVLIYGIVMFPNIHKFVDLAAICLFEDKNPVPTLLADTYYSVHSRYGKGGAIRNCLPLLYTWFKSHLPTSGPFVTSTQKWHQRIMGLTGDDIVWCPTGMDVEKVITSCGAFDNVPLIGTKGIINYNPKLALRQLGFALENKPLDKEIFESVCFEKGTDLKGLEKVVSAWNDIHTSDQISLGEKNAVAKQAYTDWVENRVKDRLLPFPKVNPLYKQPPKVPIAIMPAENCIPVNMESTQLHEKKSDAQPKHCLVNQKKVELTHEAKMLKGGSSRVQKRARTEKGERDTTVTVEDHQKILKRAMKEAEEKLKREYREDLKAYKLKIERDARVEVKNLKKKLEEETTKRMAIETQLKGSHL